The window ctgcgggcgcggagctctcgggagagcggggggggcgggaggcggtgggacaggggggagaatggggaaaagggggcggtgggagcccgaaattgcaggggcaggaggaggaggggaccccGAAAGGAAGagcgggaggggctgaggattgggggcaggtgaggaaggggtgggagagggtgggaaagtggggaaaaagggagagtaggaccccaaaactgagcggGAAGGGGGGCTTGGCTTTTGGGAAATTGTGTTTAAAAGgttgggaaagaggaaaaggagtaaATGGCACCCCAAAACTCATCTGGGGAGAGGCTGAAAGTCGGAGGGGAGAGGATGTGAAAGGGGAAGTGTGGAAgggtggaaaagaggaagtggcAGCTCGGGCAGgagggatccatggcggccttGGGGCACAGGGGGTGCGGAGTGGGGATCCGGGGTGGATCCCGGAGCTCTGGGCGTGCTGGGGGGGCACCCCCGGacctgtgtcctgcacacacaggggtgtTCCAGTACGTGGGAAAGTCCGAGTGTCACTTCATGAACGGCACGGAGAAGGTGAGGTACCTGAGCAGGTTCATCTACAATCGGGAGCAGTACGCGATGTTCGACTGCGACGTGGGGCACTTTTTGGGGTTCACCCCCTATggggagacagcagccaggtaCTGGAACAGCGACCCAGACGTTATGGAGCAAAAAAGGGCTGCGGCGGACTGGCTGTGCCGGTACAACCACGAGTATCTCAGCCCGTTCCTCACGGAGCGCCGAGGTGAGCGCGGGGCAGAGCGTGTCCCCTCGGCCCTGCCCTGGCATtgaccctggagcccctcaaaacctccctggaatcggcccagagccctcagccctccttgtgcccatccccgagaccttgtgtccctgccactgacccccctggctctcccagtccatcccagtctctcccagtgcctcccggcTGTCCATCTCAGCCTAGCGTGGTGCTGCCGCccctcagccaatcagagcgcgtgTCTCTGATGACtcatcagttgccaggcagacccgCAGCGCCGAGCGCCCCGCACTGGACTCGGCCTCCCAGTGCCGCGCACTTcgttcccagttcctcccagtgccgccccagtccctcccagtccattcccagttcactcctagacctccatcctccctcccagtgcccccatcccctcccatctctCTGAGTGCCACCCCAGTCCTTCCCAATCCCTCCCAAGTCcaccccatccctcccctctctctcccagttccccccagctgatcccagtctTTCCCCGCtctctcccagtgtccccaagcgTGCCCATCTTGCTGGTGCCCTCGAGCTcccagccggggctgctccgTGATGGATTTGTAGCCTGCccacacccagctgaggtggttccagggccagcaggagctctctgtggaGGCCACCGACATGGTCCCCAACAAGGACTGGACCTACCAGCTCCTGGTGTTACTGGAAACACCCCCCTGGTGCAggctcacctgcagctgccaggtggagcacgtcagcctggagcaccccctgagctggcactggggcacaggggaGGAATTGGGGGCGCTGCCAgagccactgggatgtgctgggagcaactggggGGGAGTTGGAGAcagcctggtttcagctgggagaggggctcAGGGGAgtggaaaggctgagaaggGGTTTcaaggatgctggggagggtgggatggggttctgggggtcctggtggacactgggagggagtttgggggtgctgggtgtgactgggaagGATTGGAGTGAGTctagaggagctggaaggagattggggatggaaaagcagaggttggGATGAGGTTGGTTGTGCTGGGAAGAGACTAGGAGGGGGCAGGGTGAGTCCTGgtgaggctgggaagggactgggacagggtttgggggtcctggggctgTAGGGGAAAACTGGAAGGGGGTGGTGGGATCCTGACAGGAATGGGAGAGGCTTTGGTGTGTCTAGGGGAGACcgggaa of the Anomalospiza imberbis isolate Cuckoo-Finch-1a 21T00152 chromosome 36, ASM3175350v1, whole genome shotgun sequence genome contains:
- the LOC137464114 gene encoding LOW QUALITY PROTEIN: class II histocompatibility antigen, B-L beta chain-like (The sequence of the model RefSeq protein was modified relative to this genomic sequence to represent the inferred CDS: inserted 2 bases in 1 codon; substituted 1 base at 1 genomic stop codon); the encoded protein is MGRVAAAGAVLVALVVLGAPPAAGAELSGVFQYVGKSECHFMNGTEKVRYLSRFIYNREQYAMFDCDVGHFLGFTPYGETAARYWNSDPDVMEQKRAAADWLCRYNHEYLSPFLTERRVSPSVPILLVPSSSQPGXCSVMDLXPAHTQLRWFQGQQELSVEATDMVPNKDWTYQLLVLLETPPWCRLTCSCQVEHVSLEHPLSWHWEMPLDAARSKMLSGIGGSELGFVFLALGLSF